The genomic region CGGGTAATCAGCAAAAATGCTGCGTTGCTTATTAGCTAAGCTTCTTAGCAATCAACTTGTTAACCTGCCCTGGGTCTGCCTTACCCTGGGTGGCCTTCATGACGGCACCAACGATAGCGCCGGTGACCTTCTTATTGCCCGCGCGGTATTTTTCCACGATGTCTGGGTTTGCTGCCAAGGCGTCATCGACAGCCTTTTCAATCGCCGCATCATCACGTACGACCTCTAGGCCGCGAGCCTTAACAACCTCATCGACGTCACCTTCGCCCGCGAGCACGCCGTCAACTGCCTGACGTGCCAGCTTGGTGGTCAGCTTGCCTTCCTTGACCAAGGCGATAACGCGTGCGACCTGTGCTGGAGTAATTTCCAACGCTGGCAGATCGACGCCTTCTTCATTTGCCTTTGCCGACAGGTAGGATACCCACCAGGAGCGTGCTTCATCAGCGGTTGCGCCCTCTTCAGTGGTGGCAATGATCAGGTCGAGCGCGCCAGCGTTGACGAGGTCGCGCATTTCGGCGTCCTTCAGCCCCCACTCTTCTTGGATGCGAGCACGGCGAATCCACGGCATCTCTGGCAGGGTCTGACGGATTTCTTCAACCCACTCGCGCGGTGCAAGAACCGGTGGCAAATCTGGGTCATTGAAGTAGCGGTAGTCGTCCGCGGATTCCTTTGGACGCCCCTTGGAGGTAGAACCGTCGGTTTCCTGGTAATGGCGGGTTTCTTGGTCGATCGATCCGCCACCGTCAAGCACCTGTGCCTGACGCATCATCTCAAAGCGCACTGCCTGCTCTACTGAGCGCAACGAGTTAATGTTTTTAGTCTCGGTGCGGGTACCAAATTCCGTGGTGCCCACGGGGCGCAGGGACAGGTTGGAGTCCACGCGCATGGAACCTTGGTCCATACGGGCATCGGAAACGCCCAGTGCTGCTACAAGGTCACGCAATGCGGTGACATATGCGCGTGCGATCTCCGGCGCACGCTCGCCGGCGCCTTCAATGGGCTTAGTGACAATCTCAATCAACGGGATACCCGCGCGGTTGCAATCTACTAATGAGGCGGTCGCACCGTGGATGCGGCCCGAGGTACCGCCCAAGTGGGTGAGCTTGCCGGTGTCTTCTTCCATGTGTGCGCGCTCGATTTCCACGCGCCACTCGGTGCCGTCTTCCAGCACTACGTCGAGGTAACCGTCATACGCGATAGGCTCGTCGTACTGGGAAATCTGGTAGTTCTTGGGCTGGTCTGGGTAGAAGTAGTTCTTGCGGGCGAAGCGCGATGACTCGGCAATGGAGCAATTAAGCGCCAAGCCGATCTTGATGGCCCACTCCACGCCTTTGGCGTTGACCACTGGCAGCGCACCCGGCAGACCCAAAGACACTGGGTCTACGTTGGAGTTTGCTGGGGCGTTAAAGTTGGTGGCCGAGGTGGAAAACATCTTGGTTTCCGTGCCTAATTCGACGTGGACTTCCAAGCCCATAACCGGGTCATATTTTTCAAGGACTTCATCAAAGTCCATCAGGTCATACATCGCAGCAGTCATGGAAGCCATCTTAATACCTCAGCCTCTCCCCGTCAGACACCACCTCACAAGTGGATACCTTCGAAGCAACTACTGGGCAGCAACTGCCTCTTCTGCCTTCTTGGCGCGACCGTCTACATAACGGCACACTGCGGCGACCACGGCACCGGAAAGGTTGTGCCAGACGGAAAATACTGCACCTGGCAGCGCGGAAAGCGGGCTGAAGTAGGTTGTGGCCAAGGTGGTGGCCATGCCGGAGTTTTGCATGCCGACCTCAATGGCCATGGTGCGGCTTACTGGCTCAGATTGGCGAGTGACCTTGCCAGTGAGATATCCCAGCAGGTAGCCCAAGCCGTTGTGAATGATTACGGCGATAAGCACGATACCACCGGCAGTGACGATGTTATCGCGGTTGCCACCGACGACGATGCACACAATTGCCGAGATAGCGAAGACGGAAATCCATGGCAACAGTGGCGTGATGGCTTCTACGACCTTCGGGACCAACAAACGCACAACCAAGCCCGCGACAACTGGAATCAGCACTACCTTAACGATGTCCCAGGCCATAGCCCCTGCATCCAGTGGCATGTACTGTCCGGCCAACCACAGGATCAACATTGGGGTGAAAATTGGCGCCAGCAGCGTCGATACCGAGGTCATGGTGACAGACAAGGCGACATCGCCACGCGCGAGATAGCTGACCACGTTGGAAGAAGTGCCGCCCGGCGCGCAACCGACCAGGATGACACCGGCGGCAATCTCTGCGGGCAGCTGCAGGATCCATACGGTGAGCACCGCAATAAGCGGCATGATGACAAATTGTGCCACCACGCCAATGAGCACTGGCAGTGGTCGCTTTGCCACCAACGCAAAGTCAATGGGGCGCAACGTTAAGCCCATGCCGAACATGATGATGCCCAGCAGTGGCGTGACCTGCCCGGCAAAGCCCGATGCCGTATCCGGGAAAAAGAAGCCCAACAAGCCACCAATAATGACAAGCACCGGAAATCCGAGCGCAGCAATGAATGCAGCACGGTCTTCGCGCGCCGTGACCTTCTTCTCAGCGTCAGTAGGAGATGTAGATGTACCAGCCGCGGGCGAACTGCCCGCTTTCGAATTTAGGGAATCATTCATAACCCCACTGTAGTCCACTGCTTGGGAATCTCATTCCACTGCATGGACGTTTTAGTAAAGGTGCTTCATTTTCCGGGCTTCCTAGTGCACATCGCAGCTACAACTCGATTGCTAGGTGTGCACTGCCCCAGTACTAGCTAGACAAGTGCGGCTATCCAAACAGCGCTTGGGCATTTTCATAGCGGTGCTTTGGCACGGTCTTAAGCTCATCCACGGCATCGGCAAGGTCAACGAGCTTGATATCTTCACCGCGTAAGGCCACGCATTTATTAGATAGACCCTCGTGTGCAGCGCGCGCAGCGGAGACTCCGTAGCGCGTTGCCAGTACGCGGTCATACGCAGTGGGTGTGCCGCCGCGCTGGATGTGTCCTAACACGGTAGTGCGCACGTCGTAGCCGGTGCGGGATTTGATTTCATCGCCGATAACTTGGCCGATGTCATTGAAGGTGGTGTGGCCAAATTCGTCTTCTTCGCCTTCGCCAAAGTCCATGGTGCCTTCTTTGGGTAGAGCTCCTTCGGCAACACAGATAATGCCGTACTTCTCCCCCATCTGGAATCGGCGTTCCATGGCTTTGCAGA from Corynebacterium ammoniagenes DSM 20306 harbors:
- a CDS encoding bile acid:sodium symporter family protein, producing the protein MNDSLNSKAGSSPAAGTSTSPTDAEKKVTAREDRAAFIAALGFPVLVIIGGLLGFFFPDTASGFAGQVTPLLGIIMFGMGLTLRPIDFALVAKRPLPVLIGVVAQFVIMPLIAVLTVWILQLPAEIAAGVILVGCAPGGTSSNVVSYLARGDVALSVTMTSVSTLLAPIFTPMLILWLAGQYMPLDAGAMAWDIVKVVLIPVVAGLVVRLLVPKVVEAITPLLPWISVFAISAIVCIVVGGNRDNIVTAGGIVLIAVIIHNGLGYLLGYLTGKVTRQSEPVSRTMAIEVGMQNSGMATTLATTYFSPLSALPGAVFSVWHNLSGAVVAAVCRYVDGRAKKAEEAVAAQ
- the gatB gene encoding Asp-tRNA(Asn)/Glu-tRNA(Gln) amidotransferase subunit GatB; amino-acid sequence: MTAAMYDLMDFDEVLEKYDPVMGLEVHVELGTETKMFSTSATNFNAPANSNVDPVSLGLPGALPVVNAKGVEWAIKIGLALNCSIAESSRFARKNYFYPDQPKNYQISQYDEPIAYDGYLDVVLEDGTEWRVEIERAHMEEDTGKLTHLGGTSGRIHGATASLVDCNRAGIPLIEIVTKPIEGAGERAPEIARAYVTALRDLVAALGVSDARMDQGSMRVDSNLSLRPVGTTEFGTRTETKNINSLRSVEQAVRFEMMRQAQVLDGGGSIDQETRHYQETDGSTSKGRPKESADDYRYFNDPDLPPVLAPREWVEEIRQTLPEMPWIRRARIQEEWGLKDAEMRDLVNAGALDLIIATTEEGATADEARSWWVSYLSAKANEEGVDLPALEITPAQVARVIALVKEGKLTTKLARQAVDGVLAGEGDVDEVVKARGLEVVRDDAAIEKAVDDALAANPDIVEKYRAGNKKVTGAIVGAVMKATQGKADPGQVNKLIAKKLS